From one Streptomyces sp. R41 genomic stretch:
- a CDS encoding GNAT family N-acetyltransferase: MGVAIRTAGERDRELVVRLLDAAFLDDPVSGWVFPDEAHRRATHHKLMAGFLDVVLAEGRVDVAEDGVACALWLSVPAEEHGDEDGPAQLREAVDPGNERVELIGRLTADVHPAGRDHEYLWMIAVAPERQGEGLGTALIQSVLDRCDREGLPAYLEASNARSRKLYERLGFAAVGRPLDLPDGPQMWPMWREPRPGREG; this comes from the coding sequence ATGGGCGTGGCGATCCGTACGGCGGGCGAGCGGGACCGGGAGCTGGTCGTCCGGCTGCTCGATGCGGCCTTTCTGGACGATCCGGTGAGTGGGTGGGTCTTCCCGGACGAAGCGCACCGCCGGGCTACGCACCACAAATTGATGGCCGGGTTTCTTGATGTCGTGCTCGCCGAGGGGCGGGTCGATGTGGCCGAAGACGGTGTGGCGTGTGCGCTGTGGCTGTCCGTTCCCGCCGAGGAGCACGGTGACGAGGACGGACCTGCGCAGCTGCGCGAGGCCGTCGACCCGGGGAACGAGCGTGTCGAGCTGATCGGGCGGCTCACGGCGGACGTCCATCCCGCGGGCCGCGACCACGAATACCTGTGGATGATCGCCGTGGCGCCTGAGCGGCAGGGCGAGGGTCTGGGTACCGCGCTCATCCAGTCGGTCCTCGACCGCTGCGATCGTGAGGGCCTGCCCGCGTATCTGGAGGCGAGCAACGCCCGCAGCCGCAAGCTGTACGAGCGTCTCGGATTCGCCGCTGTCGGGCGTCCCCTCGATCTGCCGGACGGGCCGCAGATGTGGCCCATGTGGCGCGAGCCGCGGCCCGGGCGGGAGGGCTGA
- a CDS encoding TetR/AcrR family transcriptional regulator: MASNPERRAALVDAAAEVLAREGARGLTFRAVDAEAAVPVGTSSNYFTDRDDLLNQVDAHLHQRLAPDPAVLAELLKGPKDRSLVLEFMRDLLARATRDRTGHLALFEMRLEATRRPALRASYTKSVRGDLEQGMEFHRDAGLPGGDETVTVLYLAMLGLLLEHLTLPGVLDGVLRGVAVPDELLERIVTTIVPEG, translated from the coding sequence ATGGCAAGCAACCCGGAGCGCAGAGCGGCCCTCGTCGACGCGGCCGCGGAGGTGCTGGCGCGTGAGGGGGCACGCGGGCTGACGTTCCGCGCCGTGGACGCCGAGGCGGCCGTGCCGGTAGGCACCTCGTCGAACTACTTCACCGACCGCGACGACCTGCTGAACCAGGTCGACGCCCACCTCCACCAGCGCCTGGCCCCCGACCCGGCCGTGCTCGCCGAGTTGCTGAAGGGACCGAAGGACCGCTCCCTGGTGCTGGAGTTCATGCGCGACCTGCTGGCCCGCGCGACCCGTGACCGCACGGGCCATCTCGCCCTCTTCGAGATGCGCCTGGAGGCCACCCGCCGCCCCGCCCTGCGCGCCTCGTACACCAAGTCAGTACGCGGCGATCTGGAGCAGGGCATGGAGTTCCATCGGGACGCCGGGCTGCCCGGCGGCGACGAGACCGTGACGGTGCTCTATCTCGCCATGCTCGGGCTGCTCCTGGAACACCTGACACTGCCCGGGGTGCTGGACGGCGTACTGCGGGGAGTCGCCGTCCCGGACGAGCTGCTCGAACGGATCGTGACGACGATCGTCCCGGAGGGCTGA